ATATGTATTTAACGTTGACACAATGATATGTTTTgagacaaccacttctgtaactGATCATGCCTAATCGGAATCTTAACTTAcacaattaccctttattcACAGCAAGCCAAGGTTGTCCCTTTATGGTGTGACTTGTCTTTTTGATGCCTTGGGGGTTGCTATTGCATCTTGATTGCTTTGGATCACTGGTCCCACACGATGAGCGAGACACAAATAAAggcaaaataataataacaattaattaataattataaagtGAAGCGAAGACGGAGAGAGAACATAACATATGATGGTTGCTTTAAGGACATGATCTCTCTTTAGCAGAGACATGTACACAGCATTATCAGCCTCCtgtctcttctttctctctctctcaaactGAAATGTGAATTCTTCCCTTTCTTGCATTCTCTCTCTAGTTTTGATTTCTGTCTCCAAGTTCACTTTTTTGTCACCATTAATCATCAATTATCATACtttacttcttcttccccttcttctgTAGTGCTATCGGTGAGCCAATTTCAACTGTAGCTGCTTCCTTTAAGCTTCTTCACTCTCTCTTCTTTAGAAATTCTTATATTTTCCAATGGGCCATCATTAATGAATTGTTATCACAGGTTTTTCTTCCTTCTTAACTTTCTGCTTAAGCTTTTGAGATTATGATTGCGTGTAGATGATGCTTTTTTTTctcctctctttttctttccttcatTTATCAATGATATACTCCACTATGGTCTTTCCTTTTTCCAGTGTTTTATTATtcccattttctttcttttatgctGTTATGCTTTGGTTTCAAATTCTGCTGAGCTTCATAGAGATCATGCTGTATTGTTTGTACCTTTTGCAATTGCTTGAGCAACAGTCCATCCAGTAATGGTTGTTTGTAAGGTCACAATTTCAATTGCAAATTACATGTTTCAGAAGAGTGTGGATTTCCGTTTTGCAATGTAGGTACCGTTCATTTCCTGCAATTCTGTGAACTATTACTTTCTACTTCAGTATTGTGTGAATTTCATCTGCTCAAATCAATAATTAGGGGCAGGAGTAGAACCATGTTGATTGCGAAGCTGAGTACAGTTTTATTAGTTTGCTTATTGCAATGACATCTAAATCTTGTTTAATTATAGATTGCATGCAGCAATGTGTCACATGCAGTTGGATCTATATCTCTTGCAAATCTTGTTTAATTATAGTTTTCTTTACTGAATAGTGTTGCAGGATCCTAAATTTATCAATGAGACAAGAGTTGGAGTTCGATCTCAACGACAAGTCTTCAGCGGATCTGAGCCCCAATACCGTTCTTCTATCTCCTCAATATTCTTTGAATGTGaagaaaatatacaaaaaaGGAAAAGCTATTGGGAAAGATGAGTTTTTGAAACTAAAAGAGGACTTTGCCCAGATCAAATTTGCTCAACTCCACAATTCTTCGTACAACAAACTTCCCTGTAGATCTCATGGATTGGAAAGTAATGTAGGAGGGAGAGGAGGCTCCATTCTAAAGAAAATGGACACCATGGAGGGAAGGAAAAAGATAGAAATTTCATGTCGGAGTAGTGATGCCTCTTTTTCAGGTAGCATTGTTGATTCTTTATGTAGCTCAGATGATGAACCTTCTGAAATATCTCAGAATTCGAATGTGGCTTCACCATCTGTTTCGGCATCCTGGGCTTCTATGGAGTGCAACTCTCCAGAAATATTTATTGACTTCATAAATCCAGATGTTTGGGATAGAAACTCTAGTGCAGTTGAAGGGATAGATTCTATGTATTCAAAGGTAAGAGGTGATAATAAGGTTGCTTGTTCTACAATTAATGGTGATTCTCCTCTTCCCAAAGACACATTTGAGGCATTGCACAAATACCATAGTGCTATGGTTGAAGTTGCTGACTTTCCATCTCCACTACAAAGTGATTGCTCATCTAGAGGTAACCCAAAACCGCCATTCAGCCCTGTCGGTAAAAGGCTGAATTCATTTGCGAAGTCAAAATCTCCGCAAAGTCCAGTCAGCCATATGCTAGAAGATACTAAGGTGAAATTGCCTGGGACTACTACTTTAACAAGAAACAGGACTTACCAGAAATCTCTGCTGAATGACTTCTCCAACGCCGCAAAACATGCTGACATTGTTTCTGAGTTTATCAGAAGAGATATTAAGTATTCCGGTCTAGCATGTTCACCGGTTCATCTGCACGGTAATCTGAGGTTGAAAATTAAGCAAGGGCTGCCAACTTTTGAGTTTAAGGTGAAATGCCCTGAAGATGTCTTTGTAGCAAAGCCTTGGAGAGCAGGTAATACTTCCAACTGGGTATATACCTTCCATTCTATCAATAGTAGAAAGAAAAGCGATGCCTCGGGTTTGAAGTCCCATGATTGTGACAAATATCCATCAATAGTAGCACAGATGTTAGTCTCATGTAATTTATGTTCAAAATTAGAAGGTGGAGTATTGGACAACTCTATGGTGACAGAATTTGTGTTGTATGATCTAATGCACTCAAGAAGAAGTGTTTCATGTAAAAAGAAGTCTAACACTGAGCAAGATGCTTCTAAAATGCTAAAAGCTTGCCGGGTAGGAGCAAAGGGAGAAACTCTCATAGTAGATGAGAAGAGTCTGGCTAGTAAAAACAAGCTTCCAACAAGCAATgttgattttgatgaatcaaattCATGTCCATTGTCATCCGCAGAATTGCATCCGAACCTTGAAATTGCTTCTATTCGTTTGCAAATTCCATTGGATAAGAGAAAAAGCTTGAAATACAAAAGAGAGGATATGAGAGAGGCTAACTCGTTTTCCAAACTAAGTGATGTCTCTTCAGTTGTAGAGCACTGTAGGAAAAGCTTCCACAACAGGAAAATGCAGGAACAAGTGAAGGTGGTACTACCAACTGGCATTCATGGGTTGCCGAGTGGCGAAAACCTTGGCCCCTCATCATTACTTGATCGATGGAAACATGGTGGAGGTTGCGACTGTGGTGGCTGGGACATGGCCTGTCCCCTTATTCTTTTAGGCAATCCTAGTATTCATTTTGCTGAAGACCAGCCCCTCATAAAGGATTATCAACCACTGCAACTTTTTCTTCAGGTAAATAGTTCTATAATTTAACTACTTCATACTTAATTGTATATGCTTTCTCATTCACTGATCAAATCTCATTAAGATGTAATTACAAGAAATACCTTCCTTTTCTATCATTATGTTTTGGCATTAAGATCTTCAGTTtcttattttcatgttttcttttttcccGAAGAAGATTGATGCCTTTTTATTGGAAACTGCATAACATAAGCCAGTGCAAAGTTTCAAGGTCCTCAAGTTTAGTGCAATTAGTTCCAACTTATTACTTGTATGCTTAGCAACCATTTTGCTACTATAAGATAGAACACACCCAGATTaggataaaaattaaaaagagcaAACAGACACTCACTCTATGATTGGAAAATCAACTGATTTAATGAGACATGAAAATGTACAACTTGCTTCATTTACAATGTTGTCATTATTACATCTTGGCAAatatctgatttttttttttttttcattttgtgCATACTTTATAGGGAGCCAAGGAAAATACTCCTACCTTTAGCATGAGCAGAGTTGAAGAGGGTGAATATGCAGTTGATTTCCATGCCCGGTTATCCCCGTTACAAGCCTTCTCCGTTTGTGTCGCCATTTTGCATGGCACTTCCACTTGTAGCCTTGCACGGAGGGAGAAAAACCAGCCATTATCTCAATGTAATTCACTGGAAATGCTTATGAGGGAGGAAGCAGAGCTTTTTATGCAATCAAAGGAGAAGAACAAGACCATGTCCAAGACTCACAAGGGGATTCCTCTACCTTATGTAACGATGCCACCCTTTTCTCCTGTTGCACGAGTATAACAGAAATGGGAGCTACAGATTCTACATTTCTTCTTCTAAAGTATAGAGAGATTTAGAGACAGAACAGAATGCACTGCTCCATGGGAGAAATTGAATTATTCTTTGTAGTAACttagttttatttattctatAGTCTGTAAAATGTAAATGGAATAGAGTTATAAATAGTTAATTTTGTCCACAAACTTGTATTTTAATGCGATAGATAGAACTTCGAAGGGGGAAAATGTGAAAATGGTAACCatttctcttttgtaaataaTGTCGGTAACGAAAAAGCATGACATGTTTGTAAAAATaacacaacaaaaataaaactcaaacgccgttgccggggatcgaACCCGGGTCACCCGCGTGACAGGCGGGAATACTCACCACTATACTACAACGACTTTGGTGATTactaaattcaaaattttatatttgataaatgtATTTTCAGGTTTATAATAAAATACTAACATTCGGAATTTCAAGAATGAGTCGAGTTCTGAGCTCAAAATAAAAGGAGGAAAAAATCAGAAATGAGTGAGAGAGAAAGATGAAGCAACTACTATGGAGTATGACTGTGACTGTGTGCTTTGAACTTTGACGGTTAGGTAGTGTTATATTAAGTTACTATTAATTTAATAGGATTGAATCTATCATACTATGTTGAGTTAAATAGTTACAGCATATGAGAAAGAAGCAGTCAACTGATGCGAGTTAGTGGActgcatcaaaattcaaaaggCTCTGTTTCGTACTCTGCTCTGTTCAGCTCATTTCTCTCTCCACATTTTTTCTTCTGTCACTATATCATGTTCTATACTATTACCACACGTTTATATAAAATACCAAATTGTTCAACAATTGTAGTAttgtactttttatttttttaaacttgAGCTGTTAAATCATAAAGACAACTCTATGGGAGTGGTCACTATTTTGAAAACAAGTATAAATGTGTAATGAACTAATCCAAACATATAAtcaagttttaatttaattatttcattCACATAACTGACTGCACGCTGAGCTGGTGGGTGCTATGAATGAATTGGAGTCTCAGAAACAACACAGAAAACAAAACATTTTCAAGCACAGAAGGCCACATGATCATTCAACTTTTTCCTCcaataaattattttagtttcttgAATCCCATCATTGGACTGTCACAGCCTTCTATTGTTGTTCTCTTGTCTGTGTTGAAAGTGCATATATAGTTACAACATGCATGAAGTAAGCAAACCAGTATTCTCCCGTTTCTAATCATATCAAACATTGAACACTT
The genomic region above belongs to Arachis stenosperma cultivar V10309 chromosome 5, arast.V10309.gnm1.PFL2, whole genome shotgun sequence and contains:
- the LOC130982458 gene encoding uncharacterized protein LOC130982458: MRQELEFDLNDKSSADLSPNTVLLSPQYSLNVKKIYKKGKAIGKDEFLKLKEDFAQIKFAQLHNSSYNKLPCRSHGLESNVGGRGGSILKKMDTMEGRKKIEISCRSSDASFSGSIVDSLCSSDDEPSEISQNSNVASPSVSASWASMECNSPEIFIDFINPDVWDRNSSAVEGIDSMYSKVRGDNKVACSTINGDSPLPKDTFEALHKYHSAMVEVADFPSPLQSDCSSRGNPKPPFSPVGKRLNSFAKSKSPQSPVSHMLEDTKVKLPGTTTLTRNRTYQKSLLNDFSNAAKHADIVSEFIRRDIKYSGLACSPVHLHGNLRLKIKQGLPTFEFKVKCPEDVFVAKPWRAGNTSNWVYTFHSINSRKKSDASGLKSHDCDKYPSIVAQMLVSCNLCSKLEGGVLDNSMVTEFVLYDLMHSRRSVSCKKKSNTEQDASKMLKACRVGAKGETLIVDEKSLASKNKLPTSNVDFDESNSCPLSSAELHPNLEIASIRLQIPLDKRKSLKYKREDMREANSFSKLSDVSSVVEHCRKSFHNRKMQEQVKVVLPTGIHGLPSGENLGPSSLLDRWKHGGGCDCGGWDMACPLILLGNPSIHFAEDQPLIKDYQPLQLFLQGAKENTPTFSMSRVEEGEYAVDFHARLSPLQAFSVCVAILHGTSTCSLARREKNQPLSQCNSLEMLMREEAELFMQSKEKNKTMSKTHKGIPLPYVTMPPFSPVARV